The Nocardioides sp. S5 genome includes a window with the following:
- a CDS encoding glycosyltransferase family 4 protein: MRLAFISHNRCGLNPGGLQRQIRSTKEALERMGHDVVLWNPWDGVERGAYDVAHFFSADHTLLPVHEAFSEHGIPTVLSPVLGTGTLGSVGQRVRRSLALSRFPLYQDLSRVIALVQEADVAVALHETEQALFELYGRSKAVVRVPNGVADVFRHGRPENGRLLAGTDDYYLHVGQFWPNKGQRWLIDNWDGVAADLVLVGQAPVGQAAYYGGCQAAAEGRRVRFLGGFPPDSMDLADLYAGARALVLNSQSEVAPIVINEAFAAKTPVVMPEHLVSDRDRSPDATFTYGNRESFRKALANVVGTRTERPCTTWSDVAGMLVEHYEAMKR, translated from the coding sequence ATGAGGCTCGCGTTCATCAGTCACAACAGATGCGGACTGAATCCCGGCGGACTGCAGCGACAGATCCGCAGTACAAAGGAAGCGCTTGAGCGCATGGGCCATGATGTTGTGCTGTGGAATCCTTGGGACGGGGTCGAGCGTGGAGCCTACGACGTGGCGCACTTCTTCTCGGCCGACCACACATTGCTGCCAGTTCATGAGGCCTTCTCGGAGCACGGCATCCCAACCGTCCTTTCACCCGTTCTCGGCACCGGCACCCTCGGGTCGGTTGGGCAGCGGGTGCGGCGCAGCCTCGCACTTTCACGCTTCCCTCTTTATCAGGACCTTTCACGTGTCATCGCTTTGGTCCAGGAAGCCGACGTCGCCGTTGCTTTGCATGAAACTGAGCAAGCGCTCTTCGAATTGTACGGCCGCTCCAAAGCCGTAGTTCGGGTCCCCAACGGCGTGGCCGACGTGTTCCGCCACGGCCGTCCGGAGAATGGGCGTCTTCTTGCCGGCACCGATGATTACTACCTTCACGTGGGTCAGTTTTGGCCCAACAAGGGTCAACGTTGGCTGATCGACAACTGGGACGGCGTAGCTGCTGACCTCGTTCTCGTAGGCCAGGCTCCGGTCGGGCAGGCCGCTTATTACGGCGGATGCCAGGCGGCGGCTGAAGGGCGCCGAGTGAGATTCCTAGGTGGGTTCCCTCCTGACTCGATGGACCTCGCCGACCTTTACGCCGGAGCTCGTGCGCTCGTGCTGAACTCGCAGTCAGAGGTTGCTCCCATTGTGATCAATGAGGCCTTCGCGGCCAAGACTCCAGTCGTAATGCCAGAACATCTGGTTTCCGACAGAGATCGATCTCCGGATGCAACGTTCACCTACGGTAACCGGGAGTCGTTCCGTAAGGCGCTCGCTAACGTCGTGGGCACTCGAACGGAGCGACCGTGCACGACCTGGTCAGATGTTGCCGGGATGTTGGTCGAGCACTACGAGGCGATGAAAAGATGA
- the cysN gene encoding sulfate adenylyltransferase subunit CysN: MASTPQTSDSHTMAQGEMDLLRFATAGSVDDGKSTLIGRLLLDSKSIFEDQLEAVESTSQSKGYDYTDLALLTDGLRSEREQGITIDVAYRYFATPTRKFIIADTPGHIQYTRNMVTGASTADLGLVLVDARQGLTEQSRRHAVLLSLLRVPHLVLAINKMDLVDWSQEVYEKIHKEFTQFATKLNIPDLEVIPISALQGDNVVNRSENTPWYSGPTLMHHLEHVHVASDRDLVDTRFPVQYVIRPKSDAYHDFRGYAGQVAGGVLKKGDEIVVLPSGMPSKIAKVELFDQEVAEAFPPMSVTVHLEDDVDVSRGDMIARPKNAPKPSQDIDAMICWMTNEPLKPRQKLAIKHTTRTGRAMVKDIQYRLDVNSLHRDQDTKELGLNEIGRVQLRTTVPLLCDPYSKNRTTGSFILIDEATGVTVGAGMINSGS; this comes from the coding sequence ATGGCCAGCACCCCCCAGACCTCTGACTCCCACACCATGGCCCAGGGCGAGATGGACCTGCTCCGCTTCGCGACCGCCGGCTCGGTCGACGACGGCAAGTCCACCCTCATCGGGCGCCTGCTCCTCGACTCCAAGTCGATCTTCGAGGACCAGCTCGAGGCGGTGGAGTCGACCAGCCAGTCCAAGGGCTACGACTACACCGACCTGGCGCTGCTGACCGACGGCCTGCGCTCCGAGCGCGAGCAGGGCATCACCATCGACGTGGCCTACCGCTACTTCGCCACGCCCACGCGCAAGTTCATCATCGCCGACACCCCCGGCCACATCCAGTACACCCGCAACATGGTCACCGGCGCCTCGACCGCCGACCTCGGCCTCGTGCTGGTCGACGCCCGCCAGGGCCTCACCGAGCAGTCGCGCCGCCACGCGGTGCTGCTGTCGCTGCTCCGCGTCCCGCACCTGGTGCTCGCGATCAACAAGATGGACCTCGTCGACTGGTCGCAGGAGGTCTACGAGAAGATCCACAAGGAGTTCACGCAGTTCGCGACGAAGCTCAACATCCCCGACCTCGAGGTCATCCCGATCTCGGCGCTGCAGGGCGACAACGTCGTCAACCGCTCCGAGAACACCCCGTGGTACTCCGGTCCCACCCTCATGCACCACCTCGAGCACGTCCACGTCGCCTCCGACCGCGACCTCGTGGACACCCGCTTCCCCGTGCAGTACGTCATCCGACCCAAGTCCGACGCCTACCACGACTTCCGTGGCTACGCCGGTCAGGTGGCCGGCGGCGTGCTGAAGAAGGGCGACGAGATCGTCGTGCTCCCCAGCGGCATGCCGTCGAAGATCGCCAAGGTCGAGCTCTTCGACCAGGAGGTCGCCGAGGCCTTCCCGCCCATGAGCGTCACGGTGCACCTCGAGGACGACGTCGACGTCTCGCGCGGCGACATGATCGCCCGTCCGAAGAACGCGCCCAAGCCCAGCCAGGACATCGACGCGATGATCTGCTGGATGACCAACGAGCCGCTCAAGCCGCGGCAGAAGCTGGCCATCAAGCACACCACCCGAACGGGCCGCGCGATGGTCAAGGACATCCAGTACCGCCTGGACGTGAACTCCCTGCACCGTGACCAGGACACCAAGGAGCTCGGCCTCAACGAGATCGGCCGCGTCCAGCTGCGCACCACGGTGCCGCTGCTGTGCGACCCCTACTCGAAGAACCGCACCACGGGCTCGTTCATCCTGATCGACGAGGCGACCGGTGTCACCGTCGGTGCCGGCATGATCAACAGCGGCAGCTGA
- a CDS encoding oligosaccharide flippase family protein, translating to MTLIEEQPSVVRATAWSTSGAVARMILNLAGMVILARLVAPESFGLFAVSSSLVLIVAYLSEIGSSWALVQHKAIRAEHVGSALILALGAAAALSSTLAITAGGVARFMQMPELQEAILAMCLIIPVQAASGVPRALLRRAMNFGRLVRVDLVAAGTGLVCGLTHALLAPSYWSLVVQAIVYQLVLAGGLWTKSARSAVGRPSRRGCSDLFAFARGQTLHEAMMLVSKNLDTFLIARTLGAGPLGLYSRAFALIFSPLGQVYTAVGSVAFSAMSRHQNERSQIRAVHRRFLIACIAGFSVPLMVVSSFSGELVAVVLGEPWSGAAPLLGVLAVAAAFQVIYANMLWVLQATAQLQAQIRAGALLTAVNVGGFVVATYTQQLIHFGIAYIGGAVAALIYVLRALLRTNGLPFRFYAGAIGLTLISWPVGQLLHAALTSLYDSPLAVIAGLLGLAVLAIVLAAASLRSHVNIFLAQLRPKEG from the coding sequence ATGACTTTGATTGAGGAACAGCCATCGGTAGTGCGCGCCACCGCTTGGAGCACCTCCGGTGCCGTCGCCCGGATGATTCTGAATCTCGCTGGGATGGTCATCCTCGCCCGATTGGTGGCCCCCGAGTCATTTGGCCTGTTCGCCGTATCGTCGAGCTTGGTGCTGATCGTCGCGTACTTGTCTGAGATAGGCAGTTCCTGGGCTCTTGTTCAACATAAGGCGATTCGAGCCGAACATGTTGGCAGCGCCTTGATTCTGGCCCTGGGTGCAGCCGCGGCCTTGAGCTCAACGCTGGCTATCACCGCGGGAGGCGTCGCCCGCTTCATGCAGATGCCGGAGCTTCAAGAAGCGATCCTTGCCATGTGCCTAATCATCCCGGTACAGGCTGCCTCCGGCGTACCTCGCGCACTCTTGCGCAGGGCGATGAACTTCGGTCGGCTTGTCCGCGTCGACCTAGTGGCGGCGGGAACCGGTTTAGTGTGTGGACTCACCCACGCATTATTGGCGCCGTCATACTGGTCCCTCGTGGTTCAGGCAATTGTGTACCAGCTAGTGCTCGCGGGCGGTCTCTGGACGAAATCGGCGCGCTCCGCTGTCGGGCGTCCCAGTCGACGCGGGTGCAGCGACCTTTTCGCCTTCGCTCGAGGGCAGACCTTGCACGAGGCGATGATGCTCGTCTCGAAGAACCTGGACACATTCCTCATCGCCCGCACATTGGGGGCCGGCCCGCTCGGCCTCTACAGTCGAGCGTTCGCGCTGATCTTCTCGCCTTTAGGTCAGGTCTATACGGCCGTGGGAAGCGTGGCCTTTAGTGCAATGTCGCGACATCAGAACGAGCGTTCCCAGATCCGTGCGGTCCATCGGAGGTTCCTGATCGCCTGCATCGCAGGCTTCTCCGTCCCTCTAATGGTGGTCTCCTCGTTCTCGGGTGAACTTGTTGCCGTGGTTCTCGGGGAGCCGTGGTCGGGGGCCGCGCCCCTACTTGGCGTACTTGCTGTGGCCGCCGCATTCCAAGTCATTTACGCAAACATGTTGTGGGTGCTGCAGGCGACGGCTCAACTACAGGCACAGATCCGAGCCGGCGCCTTGTTGACGGCCGTCAACGTCGGCGGGTTCGTCGTGGCTACCTACACCCAACAATTGATTCACTTCGGCATTGCGTACATTGGTGGCGCAGTTGCGGCCCTTATCTACGTTCTGCGTGCGCTTCTGCGCACTAACGGTCTTCCGTTTAGATTCTATGCGGGCGCCATCGGCTTGACCTTGATCAGCTGGCCGGTAGGTCAGTTGTTACATGCCGCATTGACATCATTGTACGACTCGCCACTGGCCGTGATTGCTGGATTATTGGGCCTGGCTGTGCTCGCTATCGTGCTAGCCGCCGCAAGCCTTCGAAGTCACGTGAATATCTTTCTGGCGCAACTTAGACCCAAGGAAGGCTAA
- a CDS encoding acyltransferase, which yields MNIEHGADFGWGTTVSVGDNSGIGIDAWIRADLTIGDNVMMGPQALIYGRDHVFGDLSRPMNQQGMGEYEPIVIEDDVWIGARVTILKGVTIGSGAVVAAGSVVTKDVESNSIVGGNPAKQISRRGPA from the coding sequence GTGAACATAGAACACGGTGCCGACTTCGGTTGGGGGACTACTGTCAGTGTCGGAGATAACTCAGGTATCGGAATCGATGCGTGGATCCGAGCTGATCTCACCATCGGCGACAACGTCATGATGGGTCCTCAAGCCCTCATCTACGGCCGCGACCATGTCTTCGGCGACCTATCGAGGCCAATGAATCAACAGGGAATGGGCGAGTACGAGCCAATTGTCATCGAGGACGATGTATGGATCGGTGCACGCGTTACCATCCTGAAGGGGGTCACTATTGGTAGCGGCGCGGTGGTGGCCGCGGGGAGCGTCGTGACTAAGGACGTCGAGTCCAACTCGATTGTGGGTGGCAATCCTGCGAAGCAAATAAGCCGACGAGGTCCTGCATGA
- a CDS encoding 3-keto-5-aminohexanoate cleavage protein, with protein MCSRDRPGDEPLPGRRKKFPFRLNGHVGTEGTYAFTYGFAAARIKTQAAPGQHSAFWMQAVGGQQLAVGMASLSMGGHLRVGMEDVLTISRGVPVESNAQLVARAVDLGRIAQRTPMTPAQCRELLGLS; from the coding sequence ATCTGCTCGCGGGACCGGCCCGGCGACGAGCCGCTGCCGGGGCGGCGCAAGAAGTTCCCCTTCCGGCTCAACGGCCACGTCGGCACCGAGGGCACGTACGCCTTCACCTACGGCTTCGCCGCCGCGCGCATCAAGACGCAGGCGGCGCCCGGGCAGCACTCCGCCTTCTGGATGCAGGCAGTCGGCGGCCAGCAGCTCGCGGTCGGGATGGCCTCGCTGTCCATGGGCGGGCACCTGCGCGTCGGCATGGAGGACGTGCTCACCATCAGCCGCGGCGTGCCCGTGGAGTCCAACGCCCAGCTCGTCGCACGCGCGGTCGACCTGGGACGGATCGCGCAGCGTACGCCGATGACGCCCGCCCAGTGCCGCGAGCTGCTGGGGCTGTCCTGA